The Salvelinus fontinalis isolate EN_2023a unplaced genomic scaffold, ASM2944872v1 scaffold_0222, whole genome shotgun sequence genome window below encodes:
- the LOC129844752 gene encoding synaptogyrin-1-like isoform X2, whose amino-acid sequence MEGMAYGAGKAGGAFNPITFFQQPHTILRILSWFFSIVIFGSIANEGYVNRPDETQEFCIFNRNQNACNYGLFMGTMAFLCCLAFLALDVYFPQISSVKDRRKAVLADVGVSAFWSFMWFVGFCFLTNQWQAAKQEDNPLREGGDAARAAITFAFFSIFTWGGLTLCSMERLKSVSFQEEYQKLFTPQPPIPLI is encoded by the exons ATGGAGGGCATGGCATATGGAGCTGGGAAGGCTGGAGGAGCTTTCAACCCTATAACGTTCTTCCAGCAGCCACACACCATCCTCCGGATCCTCTCTTGG tTTTTCTCCATTGTGATCTTTGGTTCTATAGCCAACGAGGGTTACGTGAACCGACCCGACGAGACCCAGGAGTTCTGTATCTTCaacag gaaCCAGAATGCGTGTAACTATGGACTGTTCATGGGAACTATGGCCTTTCTCTGCTGTCTGGCCTTCCTGGCCCTGGATGTCTACTTCCCACAGATCAGCTCCGTCAAGGACCGCAGGAAGGCTGTACTGGCAGACGTAGGGGTTTCAg CGTTCTGGTCCTTCATGTGGTTCGTGGGATTCTGTTTCCTGACCAACCAATGGCAGGCGGCGAAGCAGGAGGACAACcccctgagggagggaggggatgccGCTCGCGCTGCTATCACCTTCGCCTTCTTCTCCATATTCACCTGG ggtGGGCTGACTCTCTGCTCCATGGAGAGGCTAAAGAGTGTGTCCTTCCAAGAGGAATACCAGAAGCTGTTCACCCCTCAGCCGCCCATCCCACTAATATAA
- the LOC129844752 gene encoding synaptogyrin-1-like isoform X1 translates to MEGMAYGAGKAGGAFNPITFFQQPHTILRILSWFFSIVIFGSIANEGYVNRPDETQEFCIFNRNQNACNYGLFMGTMAFLCCLAFLALDVYFPQISSVKDRRKAVLADVGVSAFWSFMWFVGFCFLTNQWQAAKQEDNPLREGGDAARAAITFAFFSIFTWATQSFFGYQRYQLGADSALFSQDYIDPSLDAGAAGDPYTSFTAGGDDLGQGDPVEGSSFQGNNGEGGGRYQEY, encoded by the exons ATGGAGGGCATGGCATATGGAGCTGGGAAGGCTGGAGGAGCTTTCAACCCTATAACGTTCTTCCAGCAGCCACACACCATCCTCCGGATCCTCTCTTGG tTTTTCTCCATTGTGATCTTTGGTTCTATAGCCAACGAGGGTTACGTGAACCGACCCGACGAGACCCAGGAGTTCTGTATCTTCaacag gaaCCAGAATGCGTGTAACTATGGACTGTTCATGGGAACTATGGCCTTTCTCTGCTGTCTGGCCTTCCTGGCCCTGGATGTCTACTTCCCACAGATCAGCTCCGTCAAGGACCGCAGGAAGGCTGTACTGGCAGACGTAGGGGTTTCAg CGTTCTGGTCCTTCATGTGGTTCGTGGGATTCTGTTTCCTGACCAACCAATGGCAGGCGGCGAAGCAGGAGGACAACcccctgagggagggaggggatgccGCTCGCGCTGCTATCACCTTCGCCTTCTTCTCCATATTCACCTGG GCGACCCAGTCCTTCTTCGGCTATCAGAGGTACCAGTTGGGGGCCGACTCTGCTCTCTTCTCCCAGGACTACATAGACCCCAGCCTGGATGCTGGGGCAGCCGGGGACCCCTACACCTCCTTCACGGCCGGGGGGGACGACCTGGGACAAGGAGACCCTGTGGAGGGGTCCTCCTTTCAGGGGAATAACGGCGAGGGGGGTGGGAGGTACCAGGAGTACTGA
- the LOC129844754 gene encoding protein CutA homolog isoform X2, giving the protein MRFGLPATEGLQAGGPLRAFFGIALLSVLMLTLLRTVGLRAFSMASETYMSGTHSAAFVTCPNEQVAKDLARYEWQGKIQEDSEVLLMIKTRSSKVASLAEYVRSNHPYEVAEVISLPIEQGNPPYLKWLGDVVPE; this is encoded by the exons ATGCGCTTTGGACTGCCTGCTACAGAAGGATTGCAGGCTGGTGGACCTCTGAGGGCATTCTTTGGG ATTGCGTTGCTTAGTGTGTTGATGCTCACGCTGCTGAGGACTGTGGGATTGAGAGCGTTCTCCATGGCGTCCGAGACCTACATGTCGGGCACACACTCCGCTGCCTTTGTCACCTGCCCCAACGAACAGGTGGCCAAAGATCTGGCCAG ATATGAATGGCAGGGGAAGATCCAGGAGGATAGTGAAGTTTTGCTG ATGATAAAGACCAGAAGCTCTAAGGTTGCTTCTCTGGCAGAATATGTTAG GTCCAATCACCCGTATGAAGTAGCAGAGGTCATCAGCCTACCCATAGAGCAGGGCAACCCACCTTACCTCAAGTGGCTCGGTGACGTTGTACCAGAATGA
- the LOC129844754 gene encoding protein CutA homolog isoform X1 codes for MRFGLPATEGLQAGGPLRAFFGIALLSVLMLTLLRTVGLRAFSMASETYMSGTHSAAFVTCPNEQVAKDLARGIVEKKLAACVNIVPKITSVYEWQGKIQEDSEVLLMIKTRSSKVASLAEYVRSNHPYEVAEVISLPIEQGNPPYLKWLGDVVPE; via the exons ATGCGCTTTGGACTGCCTGCTACAGAAGGATTGCAGGCTGGTGGACCTCTGAGGGCATTCTTTGGG ATTGCGTTGCTTAGTGTGTTGATGCTCACGCTGCTGAGGACTGTGGGATTGAGAGCGTTCTCCATGGCGTCCGAGACCTACATGTCGGGCACACACTCCGCTGCCTTTGTCACCTGCCCCAACGAACAGGTGGCCAAAGATCTGGCCAG AGGGATCGTTGAGAAGAAGCTGGCTGCTTGTGTCAATATCGTCCCCAAAATCACATCTGT ATATGAATGGCAGGGGAAGATCCAGGAGGATAGTGAAGTTTTGCTG ATGATAAAGACCAGAAGCTCTAAGGTTGCTTCTCTGGCAGAATATGTTAG GTCCAATCACCCGTATGAAGTAGCAGAGGTCATCAGCCTACCCATAGAGCAGGGCAACCCACCTTACCTCAAGTGGCTCGGTGACGTTGTACCAGAATGA
- the LOC129844754 gene encoding protein CutA homolog isoform X3 encodes MLTLLRTVGLRAFSMASETYMSGTHSAAFVTCPNEQVAKDLARGIVEKKLAACVNIVPKITSVYEWQGKIQEDSEVLLMIKTRSSKVASLAEYVRSNHPYEVAEVISLPIEQGNPPYLKWLGDVVPE; translated from the exons ATGCTCACGCTGCTGAGGACTGTGGGATTGAGAGCGTTCTCCATGGCGTCCGAGACCTACATGTCGGGCACACACTCCGCTGCCTTTGTCACCTGCCCCAACGAACAGGTGGCCAAAGATCTGGCCAG AGGGATCGTTGAGAAGAAGCTGGCTGCTTGTGTCAATATCGTCCCCAAAATCACATCTGT ATATGAATGGCAGGGGAAGATCCAGGAGGATAGTGAAGTTTTGCTG ATGATAAAGACCAGAAGCTCTAAGGTTGCTTCTCTGGCAGAATATGTTAG GTCCAATCACCCGTATGAAGTAGCAGAGGTCATCAGCCTACCCATAGAGCAGGGCAACCCACCTTACCTCAAGTGGCTCGGTGACGTTGTACCAGAATGA